Genomic segment of Mycobacterium botniense:
GCGGCAACGCCGTCGCAGGTATTGTTTTCGGATAGCGCGCGAAAACCACCTGGTCGCCACCGATCCCCGCCCGAGGAGTATTCAGTTGGGACGCGGTGTAACCGCCTCGTCAGCCGTTCCCTGGAACCGTCGCCGATCGGCCCGCCGATGCGTCTGTGCCAGACTCACGTCGATGGCCGGTGCATGTATTTAGGCGTCATCGTCAACCCGCTCGCACGGAAAAACCGTGCCGCTGCAGGCGATCGCAGCGCCGGCCTGCGCCGCATCGTCGGCCGCTGGGGCGAGGTGCACGAAACCGCTTCCGTCGAGGAGCTTCGCGCAATTGTGCAGCAACTTCATCCGCGCGTCACCCATTTCGTCGCCGACGGCGGCGACGGGGCGTTGCACTGGCTGATCAATGAAATCCAGCGATGCATCGCCGATCCACGACGCTGGCCGGTATTTGTGCCCACCAACGGGGGCAGTATCAACGCGGTCGCGCGCAAGGCGCGGGTACGCGGACGCACCGATGCGATCCTGCGCGCCCTTACCGCCGCGGCGAAAACCGATCGGCCCCCACCCGAAGTACGCCTCGACACGCTGGAACTCGACGGTGAAACCGCGGACGGCGCTCCATTCCATCGGGTCTGCTTCGGGTTGGCGGCCGGCGGTGTGGGCAACCGGTTCTACGACAAGTACTACGACTACCACCATCACGGCCGCACATCCGCCGCCCGGGTAGTCGCTCGCACGTTCGGTGACTACCTCACCGCCACGCTCCTGCCCAGCCGCTCCGGCGGGTCCGGCTACGCGTCGCACCTGTTCGCTCCGACGCGCGCCCGCGTCGTCATCGACGGCGAAGAAGTCCCGACCCGGACACACAGGTTGCTGCACGCCGGTGCGATTGACCTTCAGATCGGGGGTGGGCTCAGACTGTTCCCCAAGGCGTGCGAACCTGGCGCGCTGCATTTCCAGGCCGGGGACACATCGCCGGCGAAAATCATCGCCCGTCTTCCCGCGGCGCTTACCGGCGGTACGCTGCGCGGTGATCGACTGCGCGACGTCAACGGCCGCGAGATGATCATCGAGGCCC
This window contains:
- a CDS encoding diacylglycerol/lipid kinase family protein, whose protein sequence is MYLGVIVNPLARKNRAAAGDRSAGLRRIVGRWGEVHETASVEELRAIVQQLHPRVTHFVADGGDGALHWLINEIQRCIADPRRWPVFVPTNGGSINAVARKARVRGRTDAILRALTAAAKTDRPPPEVRLDTLELDGETADGAPFHRVCFGLAAGGVGNRFYDKYYDYHHHGRTSAARVVARTFGDYLTATLLPSRSGGSGYASHLFAPTRARVVIDGEEVPTRTHRLLHAGAIDLQIGGGLRLFPKACEPGALHFQAGDTSPAKIIARLPAALTGGTLRGDRLRDVNGREMIIEAHGEPLAPIIDGERFAGIVRLVVRAGPQIRVGQVRASPPVP